A single window of Pseudomonas lutea DNA harbors:
- a CDS encoding DUF1653 domain-containing protein: MPLQPGLYRHYKGPEYRVFGVARHSETEEEVVFYQALYGEYGLWVRPLSMFLQSVEVDGEQVPRFALVQAEPDLFPRA; this comes from the coding sequence ATGCCGCTCCAGCCAGGTCTGTACCGTCATTACAAAGGCCCCGAGTACCGTGTTTTCGGTGTCGCGCGGCATTCCGAGACCGAGGAAGAAGTGGTGTTTTATCAGGCCCTGTATGGCGAATACGGTCTGTGGGTACGCCCTTTGAGCATGTTTCTACAGTCAGTTGAGGTTGACGGCGAGCAGGTGCCGCGCTTTGCTTTGGTTCAGGCCGAACCGGATCTTTTTCCTCGGGCCTGA